A window of the Verminephrobacter eiseniae EF01-2 genome harbors these coding sequences:
- a CDS encoding IS5 family transposase (programmed frameshift): protein MQEVRKLLCDEQWEKLSPLLPGKPSDPGATAQDNRLFLEAVLWIMRTGSPWRDLPAELGNWHTTYTRFKRWGESGVWQRVCEIVSGDRDLKMLMIDSTVVRAHQHAAGAKKKEGPQAIGRSRGGWTSKIHVVVDALGSPVRWLLTGGEVADITQAKSLLEGLKADAVLADKGYDADALIDSIQVAGATAVIPPRRNRVVQRSYDRHLYEERNLVERFFNRIKQFRRIATRYEKLARNYLSFLNLVCTYIWII, encoded by the exons ATGCAAGAAGTCAGAAAACTACTATGTGATGAACAATGGGAGAAATTATCTCCGTTATTACCGGGTAAGCCGAGCGATCCTGGGGCGACCGCCCAGGACAATCGGCTATTTTTGGAAGCGGTGTTGTGGATCATGCGCACGGGTTCACCATGGCGAGACTTGCCTGCAGAATTGGGCAACTGGCACACGACATACACGCGGTTCAAACGCTGGGGCGAGTCGGGCGTATGGCAGCGGGTCTGCGAAATTGTCAGTGGCGACAGAGATTTGAAAATGCTGATGATCGATAGTACGGTGGTGCGTGCACATCAACACGCTGCTGGTGCCA AAAAAAAAGAGGGGCCACAGGCAATAGGCCGTTCGCGTGGTGGATGGACGAGCAAGATTCACGTCGTTGTCGATGCGCTCGGTAGCCCAGTGCGTTGGCTGCTCACTGGTGGCGAGGTAGCCGATATTACACAAGCCAAGTCGCTGTTGGAAGGCTTGAAAGCCGATGCGGTACTGGCTGACAAGGGCTACGATGCCGATGCCCTGATTGACAGCATTCAGGTCGCTGGTGCGACGGCGGTCATTCCACCCAGGCGCAATCGTGTGGTGCAGCGAAGTTATGATCGACATCTGTATGAGGAGCGCAATTTGGTCGAGCGTTTTTTTAATCGGATCAAGCAATTCCGAAGAATCGCAACTCGTTATGAAAAGCTGGCGCGTAACTACCTGTCGTTTCTCAATCTGGTTTGTACTTATATCTGGATTATTTGA
- the puuE gene encoding allantoinase PuuE, whose protein sequence is MIYDCTQAYPRDLIGYGPHPPPAQWPGGARIAVQFVLNYEEGGENAVLHGDAGSEQFLSEMFNPASYAGRHMSMEGIYEYGARAGVWRILREFEKRALPLTVFGVASALQRHPELARAMVELGHEIACHGLKWIHYQDIPPEVERAHMAQAMAIIKRLTGTRALGWYTGRDSPNTHRLVADYGGFAYDSDYYGDDLPFWMKLRRTDGSAVHQLIVPYTLDCNDMRFALPQGYAYADPFFQYLKDSFDTLYAEGDPAGANAPKMMSVGMHCRLLGRPGRITALQRFLDHLQQHDKVWVARRIDIARHWQALHPCPDPAQDKGLK, encoded by the coding sequence ATGATCTACGACTGCACCCAAGCCTACCCCCGCGATCTGATCGGTTATGGCCCGCACCCGCCGCCGGCCCAATGGCCGGGCGGCGCCCGCATTGCCGTGCAGTTCGTGCTCAACTACGAGGAAGGCGGCGAAAACGCCGTGCTGCATGGCGATGCAGGCTCCGAGCAGTTCCTGTCGGAGATGTTCAACCCGGCCAGCTACGCCGGGCGGCATATGAGCATGGAAGGCATCTATGAATACGGCGCGCGCGCGGGCGTTTGGCGCATCCTGCGCGAGTTTGAAAAACGCGCCCTGCCGCTGACCGTGTTTGGCGTGGCCAGCGCATTGCAGCGCCACCCGGAACTGGCCCGGGCCATGGTCGAACTCGGTCACGAGATCGCCTGCCACGGCCTCAAGTGGATCCACTACCAGGATATCCCGCCAGAGGTCGAGCGCGCGCACATGGCCCAGGCCATGGCCATCATCAAGCGCCTGACCGGCACGCGCGCGCTGGGCTGGTACACCGGGCGCGACAGCCCCAACACCCACCGCCTGGTGGCCGACTATGGCGGCTTTGCCTACGACAGCGACTACTACGGCGATGACCTGCCGTTCTGGATGAAGCTCAGGCGCACCGACGGCAGCGCCGTGCACCAGCTCATCGTGCCGTACACCCTGGACTGCAACGACATGCGCTTTGCGCTGCCCCAGGGCTATGCGTATGCCGACCCGTTCTTCCAGTACCTGAAAGACAGCTTCGACACGCTGTACGCCGAAGGCGACCCGGCCGGCGCCAACGCCCCCAAGATGATGAGCGTAGGCATGCACTGCCGCCTGCTCGGCCGGCCCGGGCGCATCACCGCCTTGCAGCGCTTTCTCGACCACCTACAGCAGCACGACAAGGTCTGGGTGGCCCGGCGCATCGACATCGCGCGCCACTGGCAAGCGCTGCACCCCTGCCCCGACCCTGCCCAAGACAAGGGCCTGAAATGA
- a CDS encoding PaaI family thioesterase — MSTTPENNANAVIPLARADLEAVIQKTPFALLLGAKLEEYGDGVANLSVALRPDLTMHMGFAHGAVVGFLADSACAWAAASTVGNVVTSEYKLNLIAPGIGEQLRAEGRVLKAAGRNLVCMANVYAVNQGKSTLVAVALATIARFNK, encoded by the coding sequence ATGAGTACTACACCAGAGAACAACGCGAACGCGGTGATACCGCTTGCGCGCGCGGACCTCGAGGCCGTGATTCAGAAGACACCATTTGCGCTATTGCTGGGCGCGAAGCTGGAGGAGTATGGCGATGGCGTCGCCAACCTCTCGGTGGCGTTGCGGCCTGATCTGACCATGCACATGGGCTTCGCGCATGGCGCGGTGGTTGGGTTCCTGGCTGACAGTGCCTGTGCGTGGGCCGCAGCGTCTACGGTCGGCAACGTGGTTACCTCGGAATACAAGCTCAACCTAATTGCTCCCGGAATCGGCGAGCAGTTGCGTGCCGAAGGTCGGGTGCTGAAAGCGGCTGGTCGCAACTTGGTGTGCATGGCCAATGTGTACGCCGTGAACCAGGGCAAGTCCACCCTAGTCGCAGTAGCGTTGGCCACCATCGCACGCTTCAACAAATAA
- a CDS encoding MFS transporter: MSARVPAPPPCAALSARSAWGMLLALSCGFALSQAFRSTTAIMATGLRADFALSAQALGVLAGAFAFAFGAMQLFIGIAIDLYGLRRTLLAVSPLTLAGALLSALAPGYGVVLFGQVLIGVGCAPAFLVCTVFIARHFEPARFAAISGVVMGISGLGLLLTGTPLAWLVQQSSWRLGFGLLAALAALAWLLVWRQVHEAAQPPPAAAARAPVRDAVRGLGALFLLPHTAGIMLLALTTYASFLSLRGLWLGPLLIERHGYSLLASGHVALFASLISLFSPACFGRLDPGPATRRRWLVGCTLLLAALFAAIGLLQREWLDVGGPMAVALLSGYMVLQYADVRSAYPAALTGRAMAAFTMALFLGVALMQWVTGMAASLATARGVEPYAAVMLTIALMLVLGALAFKCLPAPAH, translated from the coding sequence ATGAGCGCCCGCGTGCCGGCACCGCCGCCTTGCGCCGCGTTGTCCGCGCGCAGCGCCTGGGGCATGTTGCTGGCCTTGTCTTGCGGCTTTGCGCTGAGCCAGGCGTTTCGCAGCACCACGGCCATCATGGCCACCGGCCTGCGGGCCGACTTTGCGCTGTCGGCGCAGGCGCTGGGGGTGCTTGCCGGGGCCTTCGCCTTTGCCTTCGGCGCGATGCAGCTTTTCATCGGCATCGCCATCGACCTGTATGGCCTGCGGCGCACGCTGCTGGCGGTGTCTCCGCTGACGCTGGCCGGGGCGCTGCTGTCGGCGCTGGCGCCGGGCTACGGCGTGGTGCTGTTCGGGCAGGTGCTGATCGGGGTCGGCTGTGCGCCGGCCTTTCTGGTGTGCACCGTGTTCATTGCGCGCCATTTCGAGCCGGCGCGATTTGCCGCGATCTCCGGCGTGGTCATGGGCATCAGCGGGCTGGGTCTGCTGCTGACCGGCACACCGCTGGCCTGGCTGGTGCAGCAGTCCTCGTGGCGCCTGGGCTTTGGCCTGCTGGCCGCGTTGGCGGCGCTGGCCTGGCTGCTGGTGTGGCGCCAGGTGCACGAGGCGGCGCAGCCCCCGCCCGCGGCCGCAGCGCGCGCACCGGTGCGGGACGCGGTGCGCGGCTTGGGCGCCTTGTTTTTGCTGCCGCACACCGCCGGCATCATGCTGCTGGCGCTGACCACCTATGCCTCGTTCCTGAGCTTGCGCGGGCTGTGGCTGGGGCCGCTGTTGATCGAGCGGCATGGCTACTCGCTGCTGGCCAGCGGCCATGTGGCGCTGTTCGCATCGCTGATCTCCCTGTTCAGCCCGGCCTGCTTTGGCCGGCTCGATCCGGGGCCGGCAACGCGCAGGCGCTGGCTGGTCGGCTGCACGCTGCTGCTGGCCGCATTGTTTGCCGCCATCGGCCTGTTGCAACGGGAATGGCTGGACGTGGGCGGCCCGATGGCGGTGGCGCTGCTGTCGGGCTACATGGTGCTGCAATATGCGGACGTGCGCTCGGCCTACCCGGCGGCACTGACCGGGCGCGCGATGGCGGCGTTCACGATGGCGCTGTTCCTGGGTGTGGCGCTGATGCAGTGGGTGACGGGCATGGCCGCCTCGCTGGCCACCGCCCGGGGGGTCGAGCCTTATGCGGCGGTGATGCTGACCATTGCGCTGATGCTGGTCTTGGGGGCGCTGGCATTCAAATGCCTGCCGGCGCCGGCCCATTGA
- the uraH gene encoding hydroxyisourate hydrolase yields the protein MGLSTHVLDTMHGCPAAGMALALYATDGAAATLLKRLVLNRDGRTDAPLFDDASLRTGTFRLCFDVAGYFKARGLALPEPQFLNQVNLDFGIADAAQHYHVPLLVSPWSYCTYRGS from the coding sequence ATGGGACTGAGCACCCATGTTCTGGACACCATGCATGGCTGCCCTGCCGCCGGCATGGCGCTGGCCCTGTATGCCACCGATGGCGCTGCGGCCACGCTGCTCAAGCGCCTGGTGCTGAACCGGGACGGCCGCACCGACGCGCCCCTGTTCGACGACGCCAGCCTGCGCACCGGCACCTTCCGGCTGTGCTTCGATGTGGCGGGCTACTTCAAGGCCCGGGGCCTGGCACTGCCCGAGCCGCAGTTTCTGAACCAGGTGAACCTGGACTTCGGCATTGCCGATGCCGCCCAGCACTACCATGTGCCGCTGCTGGTCAGCCCCTGGAGCTATTGCACCTACCGGGGGTCTTGA